The DNA region AGACGAATATGGAGGCTCAATAGAAAATCGTAGTCGCTTCGCGATCGAAGTAGCGAAAGCCATTATCGAAGAAATTGGAGCAGAAAGAACTGGCTTCCGTATTTCTCCAGGAACACCTCTTGGAGGAATACAGGATGGGGAACAAGGTACTGAACTTTATCTCCACCTCGTAAAGGAATTAGCTCAATTGGACTTAGCTTACCTTCACATCATGCATCTTGGAAATGAGAAGCTTCTCCAAGACATTCGCACAAGCTGGACAAACGCATTATTGGTCAACAGAGCAGGGCGTGCGATTGATGATATTAGCGTAGATATTGATAGTGGTACAGCCGATCTGGTACCCATTGGTGCATGGTCTTTGGCTAATCCAGATTTTGTGGAACGTCTCAAAGTAGGTTTCCCTTTAAATGAAGTTGATCGTGATACTGTATATAGTGGCGGAAGTAAGGGTTATACAGATTATCCTACGATGGATGAAGTGAAAGCTCAAAAGTCGATAAAATAAATTGTTGCATTGCTTTCAAAAGAGAGAGGTTTAAGTTGAAAACAGGCCGTTCCTACAACTAGGAATGCCTGTTTTTTTATTGTTTGAGTCAGCGAGGATAGGGTAACTTTCTAATCCTTGTGGTGCAAGCATTCTTGATTTTTTCGATATTCTGAAGGAGTACATTTTTTAATCCGCTTGAACGTTTTCGAAAATAAAAGAACATCCTTATATCCAACGGATCGAGAGATGTCACCGATTTTGAAAGTGGAATTAGTCAACAAAAAACATGCTTTATCCATTCTCGTCGCGTATTCCCTGACTCCGAGATATGCATGAGGATTGATACCTCTCTGGTCAATAAAACAGTTGTTGTATTTCAGAATACATTACCACCACAGGATCTTCATTTACAACAACTCTATCAAATGGTTGAAATCTCGAAAAGTAGAGGGGCAGCTTATATTATCTGTGTTGTGCCCTATCTTGCTTACTCTCGTCAAGATCGTCGATCAAACGAAGGGGAACCCGAGTCCGGGTTGGTTGTTTTACGAACACTCGCTATGTTAGGCGCTAATGATCGCGGGACAAGGCATGATTGCTGGACAGGCCAGTGTGAAGCAGCTCGTACTCGTGCATCTGCCCGGCGACGGTAAGTTGGAGTTCATGCGTGATGAAGCAAGTCGGACCTTCCACGGACCGGTGGACATCCCTGAGCCACTGCGCATGTATACCCTATGATACATTGAACAGGAAGGAATGGTTGAGTTGCATAGATTGCTTGCTCTTGATTTGGATGGAACCATGTTAAATACGAATAAAGTCATTACGTCAGAAACGCGAAGTTCCATCCAGCAATTAATGGCGAATGAAGTAGCTGTCACCATCGCATCCGGGCGGTTTCCCGCTTCGGTATGGCTACATGCGAAGGAAATCCTATTGAATTTTACTCTGGTCGCACTGAATGGTGCCGTGACCGTTGATCCAAAAACAGGACAAATGATTGAAGGATCCCCGCTGGAGACAACATCACTTTTATACATGCTAGATGTGATTGAGGAAGAAGGCGCCTACGTCCATTTCTATGGCTACAATGCCCTATATGTACGGCAAATCAATGATTTGAATCGGAGCTGGCCAATGAATAATGTTGTTGTGCGACCAGAACTGACATGGACGGAAGATCATTATAGAGATCAAACCGAACTGATCCGTTTGGTTGAAGTCGGTTCCGATTTCAGAACGTTCGTAAACAGCATGCCTGGCATGATCTACAAAGCGGCCGTCATTTGCACAAACCTTGCCGCCCGCGAACGGATATTTAAGCGACTTGAAGCATCGGGAATGCTTCAATGTACTAAAACAGGCAGTTTGCGATTTGACGTAAACGCGATCGGAATCAGCAAGCGCGATGCACTTGAGCGACTGTGCCGCAAGCAAGGTATCGATCGACAAGAGGTAGCTGTAGCAGGAGATTATGACAATGATCTTGACATGCTGCAGTGGGCTGGATTGGGTATCGCAATGGGCAATGCTGAGCCCCATGTCAAAGCGATCGCAAACGTCATTACAGGTACAAACGAACAGGATGGAGTCGCCATGGCAATCCGCAATTACCTGCTATAAGTGGCTTATAAAGGAGAGAACTTTCGTGATTCCATTCAAAAAATCATTACTTCTGCCCGTTCTGTCAGGCATGATCGTATTTAGCGGTTGCTCTACACAAGGGCAAGGCGCTTCAGAGCCGAATAATGTCAACGCTGGAATCAAGTACGGTATCGGGAAAGTTGTCCTTCTATACCTCTCAGCCTGAAGAGGGGCTACGAAGCTCTCTACTTAAGAAATGAAAATAAACCTCCTGATAGATGCATTAGACTGAATTGCTCTAAAGGAGATTTTTGTTATCGATAGAGGAAACAAGGGTAAACATTGCAGTTATATAAAAAACTCGGTTCACATAGTAACCGGAGTTTCAAATGTACAGCCTCGGGACGGGAATTCCCCTTGGAGGCAGATAATGAACGTCTGAGCAGTAAATGCCTGCATGTTGTTGTACGGTTGTAAACCACCAGTTACGTTTACAACTAATCGATGAATGCCATTGTAACGCACAAAGCTATTTATTTTCTAATTCGGGCAAAAGCGAATATTCAATCATTAGTACTCGTTTCTTCACGCAGACAGGCACAAAAAGCTGAGCAGCTCGGTGCATCTGCGGTGATTGTCGTCAGAAATGAGGGAGGAGGGCATATTGGACGTGATGACGTTAGAACCATGATGATCGTCCCCCAGGTCGTTGATACGGTAGAATCCCCGCGGTTCGGTGATGGCCGAAGATGGGTGGTAGCCTATGCACTTGGAGCAGAGGTAATCGAAATGGGCACACGTT from Paenibacillus sp. JNUCC-31 includes:
- a CDS encoding helix-turn-helix domain-containing protein gives rise to the protein MLKYNNCFIDQRGINPHAYLGVREYATRMDKACFLLTNSTFKIGDISRSVGYKDVLLFSKTFKRIKKCTPSEYRKNQECLHHKD
- a CDS encoding ribose-phosphate pyrophosphokinase-like domain-containing protein, which gives rise to MHSRRVFPDSEICMRIDTSLVNKTVVVFQNTLPPQDLHLQQLYQMVEISKSRGAAYIICVVPYLAYSRQDRRSNEGEPESGLVVLRTLAMLGANDRGTRHDCWTGQCEAARTRASARRR
- a CDS encoding Cof-type HAD-IIB family hydrolase, with protein sequence MVELHRLLALDLDGTMLNTNKVITSETRSSIQQLMANEVAVTIASGRFPASVWLHAKEILLNFTLVALNGAVTVDPKTGQMIEGSPLETTSLLYMLDVIEEEGAYVHFYGYNALYVRQINDLNRSWPMNNVVVRPELTWTEDHYRDQTELIRLVEVGSDFRTFVNSMPGMIYKAAVICTNLAARERIFKRLEASGMLQCTKTGSLRFDVNAIGISKRDALERLCRKQGIDRQEVAVAGDYDNDLDMLQWAGLGIAMGNAEPHVKAIANVITGTNEQDGVAMAIRNYLL